One segment of Formicincola oecophyllae DNA contains the following:
- the hemB gene encoding porphobilinogen synthase, with protein MNGQFPHTRLRRNRHDDFTRRLVAENRLHVDDLIWPLFVCEGHGVREAIPTMPGQVRVSPDRLAEHVAEAASLGVPALALFPVTPEGKRDANGSEALNPDNLMCRGARALKEAYPHMGLIGDVALDPYTSHGQDGLLGEGGCVLNDESVAILCQMAVLQAQAGFDVIAPSDMMDGRIGAIRTALDGAGLGTTRLMSYAAKYASAFYGPFRGAVGSGALLAGDKKTYQMDPANSGEALREVALDIAEGADMIMVKPGMPYLDVIARVHERFPVPLFAYQVSGEYAMLKAAMDKGWLDADKAMMESLLAFKRAGCNGILTYFAVEAARHLRKQ; from the coding sequence ATGAACGGCCAGTTTCCCCACACGCGCCTCAGGCGCAACCGCCATGACGACTTCACCAGGCGCCTGGTGGCTGAAAACCGCCTTCATGTTGACGATCTCATCTGGCCCCTGTTCGTTTGCGAAGGCCATGGCGTGCGCGAGGCCATCCCCACTATGCCAGGGCAAGTGCGCGTCAGCCCAGACAGACTGGCTGAGCACGTGGCGGAGGCCGCCTCCCTTGGGGTGCCGGCCCTGGCGCTGTTCCCCGTCACGCCAGAGGGCAAGCGGGACGCCAACGGCTCAGAAGCGCTGAACCCTGACAACCTCATGTGCCGCGGCGCGCGCGCCCTCAAGGAAGCCTACCCGCACATGGGCTTGATTGGCGATGTGGCGCTGGACCCCTACACAAGCCACGGCCAGGACGGCTTGCTGGGGGAGGGGGGCTGCGTCCTCAATGATGAATCAGTGGCTATCCTATGCCAGATGGCCGTCCTGCAGGCGCAAGCTGGCTTTGACGTTATCGCCCCTTCAGACATGATGGACGGGCGCATTGGCGCCATCCGCACAGCCTTGGACGGCGCTGGCCTTGGCACAACGCGCCTGATGTCCTACGCGGCCAAGTACGCCTCAGCTTTTTATGGGCCGTTCAGGGGGGCTGTAGGCTCTGGCGCGCTGTTGGCTGGCGACAAGAAAACCTACCAGATGGACCCCGCCAATTCAGGCGAGGCCCTGCGCGAGGTCGCCCTGGACATCGCTGAGGGCGCCGACATGATTATGGTCAAGCCAGGCATGCCTTACCTTGACGTCATCGCGCGCGTGCATGAACGCTTCCCGGTGCCGCTGTTCGCCTATCAGGTCTCTGGGGAGTATGCCATGCTCAAGGCCGCCATGGACAAAGGCTGGCTGGACGCTGACAAGGCCATGATGGAAAGCCTGCTGGCCTTCAAGCGCGCTGGCTGCAACGGCATTCTGACTTATTTCGCCGTTGAGGCCGCCCGCCACCTGCGCAAGCAGTGA
- a CDS encoding DEAD/DEAH box helicase, with protein sequence MTISSPDSTPASATSSATPDLSSTPSPPNVAEGPQSFAALGLSPQACAAAAAAGFSKPTSIQQSVIPTLAAGRDALLVGPTGSGKTAAFLLPIMSQLEQAEAEAAGERTPRVLVLAPTRDLATQTAGVSRQLGRHMGLRTRVVCGGLDRQRQVEGLAGGVDVVVGTIGRILDLAQQGALVLDGVTHLVLDEADRLLDDEFSEAMTALAPYLENRQQTVFCSATLQPGFMDFARTVTRNPVQLDLTVDAPLPATIRQQAMFINQAVREGALPAILAKLQAGQRHDGRKGGTAGGASRTIVFVNTKREARRLNDLLARAGQDSVALHGDLAQGARKAALAHFSQAPAGVLVTTDVAARGLDIDGVGQVINMGLPASAELYIHRIGRTARAGRRGNALSLLSPEDRFALREVERRTGQKVRIVPAPA encoded by the coding sequence ATGACCATTTCTTCACCTGACAGCACCCCTGCTAGCGCCACGAGCAGTGCCACGCCTGACCTTTCCTCCACGCCTTCCCCACCAAACGTTGCTGAAGGCCCCCAGAGCTTCGCGGCCCTTGGCCTCTCCCCCCAAGCCTGCGCGGCAGCGGCTGCTGCCGGGTTCAGCAAGCCAACGTCCATCCAGCAAAGCGTCATCCCCACGTTGGCTGCAGGGCGGGATGCCTTGCTGGTGGGGCCTACGGGGTCTGGCAAAACGGCTGCTTTCCTCCTGCCTATCATGAGCCAGCTTGAACAAGCTGAAGCTGAGGCTGCGGGGGAGCGCACGCCACGCGTCCTGGTGCTGGCGCCCACGCGCGACCTGGCCACCCAGACTGCCGGCGTCAGCCGCCAACTTGGCCGGCACATGGGGCTGCGCACGCGCGTTGTGTGTGGCGGGCTTGATAGGCAGCGCCAGGTGGAAGGGCTGGCTGGTGGTGTAGATGTGGTGGTCGGCACCATTGGGCGCATCCTAGACCTGGCCCAGCAAGGCGCGCTTGTCCTGGACGGCGTCACCCACCTGGTACTTGATGAAGCCGACCGCCTTCTAGATGACGAGTTCTCCGAAGCCATGACGGCGCTTGCGCCCTATTTGGAAAACCGCCAGCAAACGGTGTTCTGCTCCGCCACGCTGCAGCCTGGCTTTATGGATTTCGCGCGCACCGTCACCCGCAACCCCGTGCAGCTTGACCTAACGGTGGACGCCCCCCTGCCAGCCACCATCCGCCAGCAAGCCATGTTCATCAACCAAGCTGTGCGGGAGGGTGCACTGCCAGCCATCTTGGCTAAGCTGCAAGCAGGCCAGCGCCATGACGGGCGCAAAGGCGGCACGGCTGGGGGGGCTTCACGCACTATCGTCTTCGTCAATACCAAGCGGGAGGCACGGCGCCTGAACGACCTGCTGGCGCGCGCTGGCCAGGACAGCGTAGCACTCCACGGCGATTTGGCGCAGGGGGCGCGTAAAGCAGCGCTGGCCCATTTCAGCCAGGCGCCCGCCGGCGTTCTGGTGACCACAGACGTGGCGGCGCGCGGGCTGGACATCGATGGCGTTGGTCAGGTCATCAACATGGGGCTGCCCGCCAGCGCCGAGCTTTACATCCACCGCATTGGCAGGACGGCGCGTGCAGGCAGGCGGGGCAACGCGCTGTCCCTCCTCAGCCCTGAAGACCGCTTCGCCCTGCGCGAGGTGGAGCGGCGCACAGGGCAAAAGGTGCGCATCGTCCCAGCCCCCGCCTGA
- a CDS encoding NHL repeat-containing protein has product MPPSTIPSPIKALATLAALGLAVGITAGAPKAQSTAQQGAGQLSTLQPSLRQQAQSDRMVWNAVARFRGQTIVGGPRWAWPAKADLPFLSVAATSAHAQTPWPDAAWNAWRPGHDPSHSFVNVNALHLSPDGDLWVVDTGTPVFGAGPLPHAAKLIRFDGRTGALKRLYPLGPALARPGSYIDDIRFHPPFAFLTDAGNPGLLVLNMETGQGRRVLDNVPATTAQPGRPIVVPAPTPQTPPGAIPASTTIVRKANGAPLLINTDPLEVSPDGAWLYFGTLEGPWSKVPTAALEDPTLTPDQLAAQVRPWADMPPVGGTAMDGAGNLYFSNLRDDTEQMRSPSGTITTLAASPQLHWTDAQFLDADGKLWMPVSQLDRAAPFNHGHDKIAYPMRLFTIQTTSVPEAASGTTPIPSTP; this is encoded by the coding sequence ATGCCACCATCAACCATCCCCAGCCCCATCAAAGCCCTGGCAACGCTTGCCGCCCTTGGCCTGGCCGTGGGCATAACTGCAGGCGCCCCTAAAGCCCAGAGTACGGCCCAGCAGGGCGCTGGCCAGCTATCCACCCTCCAGCCCAGCCTGCGCCAGCAAGCGCAAAGCGACCGCATGGTGTGGAACGCGGTGGCGCGTTTCCGCGGGCAGACCATTGTGGGCGGGCCGCGCTGGGCATGGCCTGCCAAGGCCGACTTACCCTTCCTTTCTGTGGCCGCCACCAGCGCGCACGCCCAAACACCCTGGCCAGACGCTGCCTGGAACGCCTGGCGCCCTGGCCATGACCCCAGCCACAGCTTCGTTAATGTCAACGCCCTCCACCTCAGCCCAGACGGTGATTTGTGGGTGGTGGACACAGGAACGCCCGTTTTCGGCGCTGGCCCCCTGCCGCACGCCGCCAAGCTCATCCGCTTTGATGGGCGCACAGGCGCGCTCAAGCGCCTCTACCCCTTAGGCCCCGCCTTGGCGCGGCCTGGAAGCTACATTGACGACATCCGCTTCCACCCCCCCTTCGCCTTCCTGACGGACGCAGGCAATCCTGGCCTGCTGGTGCTGAACATGGAAACGGGCCAAGGCCGCCGCGTTCTCGACAACGTGCCAGCCACAACGGCCCAGCCTGGGCGCCCCATCGTGGTGCCAGCCCCCACGCCCCAAACGCCGCCAGGGGCCATTCCTGCCAGCACCACCATTGTACGCAAAGCCAACGGCGCGCCGTTGCTCATCAACACAGACCCGCTTGAGGTCAGCCCGGACGGCGCGTGGCTGTATTTCGGCACGCTTGAAGGGCCCTGGTCGAAAGTGCCCACAGCCGCGCTGGAGGACCCCACCCTCACCCCCGACCAGCTTGCAGCGCAGGTGCGGCCCTGGGCTGATATGCCACCTGTGGGGGGCACCGCTATGGACGGGGCTGGCAACCTTTACTTCAGCAATTTGCGTGATGATACAGAGCAGATGCGCAGCCCAAGCGGCACTATTACCACCCTGGCGGCCAGCCCCCAGCTGCACTGGACGGACGCGCAGTTCCTCGATGCTGACGGCAAGCTGTGGATGCCCGTCTCCCAACTGGACAGGGCGGCGCCCTTCAACCATGGGCATGACAAGATCGCCTACCCCATGCGTTTGTTCACTATCCAAACCACCAGCGTGCCTGAAGCGGCTTCAGGAACTACCCCCATCCCCAGCACCCCTTGA
- a CDS encoding amino acid permease, protein MTHPFWRIKPVPPPATVDAEPHRRVLSAWHLVALGIGVTVGAGLFSLTGIAAGSYAGPAVTLSFLIAAIACAFAGLCYAELAGMIPTSGSSYSYAYSSLGELAAWVIGWDLMLEYTVNAAAVASSWSGYVRSLLGGWGLQLDPRLTASPGSLVTLSDGTVAHGWLNAPSVVIVLAVTLLMLRGTRQSARVNTILVILKVLVLLAFVALCVPFLDKGHFTPFVPANTGVFGALGWSGIMRAAGMVFFAFIGFEVVSTMTKETKNPQRNIPIGLLGTVAACAIIYVIFAFVLVGVVPWAQLANDPNPVATAMNAAHQRALGQFVKLGITIGYISVVYGLLLGQSRILTAMADDGLLPPAFSAMTKSTQTPWVAVVVSATLAALLAAFVPLRVLGNMTSIGTLLAFVLVCAGVMIMRHTNPTAQRSFRVPGGPWVIPALGVLCCSVVMASMDGRTWLQLFLWLLAGLVVYLCYGMRHSQLNK, encoded by the coding sequence ATGACCCACCCCTTCTGGCGCATCAAGCCTGTACCCCCCCCAGCCACCGTGGACGCTGAACCGCACAGGCGCGTCCTCAGCGCTTGGCACCTGGTGGCGCTGGGCATTGGCGTGACCGTGGGCGCTGGGCTGTTCTCGCTGACGGGCATCGCGGCTGGGTCCTACGCTGGGCCTGCTGTGACGCTCTCCTTCCTCATCGCGGCCATCGCCTGCGCTTTCGCTGGGCTGTGCTACGCTGAACTAGCTGGGATGATTCCCACAAGCGGCTCCTCCTATTCCTACGCCTACTCCTCCCTTGGGGAGTTGGCGGCCTGGGTCATCGGCTGGGACCTGATGCTGGAATACACCGTCAACGCGGCCGCTGTGGCTTCCAGCTGGTCTGGCTATGTGCGCTCTTTGCTGGGGGGGTGGGGGCTGCAACTCGACCCGCGCTTGACGGCAAGCCCCGGCAGCCTGGTTACGCTCAGCGATGGCACGGTGGCGCATGGCTGGCTCAACGCGCCAAGCGTAGTCATCGTTCTGGCCGTCACGCTGTTGATGCTGCGCGGCACCAGGCAGTCGGCGCGCGTCAACACCATTTTGGTCATCCTCAAGGTGCTGGTGCTCCTAGCCTTTGTCGCGCTGTGCGTGCCTTTCCTGGACAAGGGGCACTTCACCCCCTTCGTGCCAGCCAATACAGGCGTGTTCGGCGCCCTGGGGTGGAGCGGCATCATGCGCGCGGCCGGCATGGTGTTCTTCGCCTTCATCGGTTTCGAGGTCGTCTCCACCATGACCAAGGAAACCAAAAACCCCCAGCGCAATATCCCCATCGGCCTTCTGGGGACGGTGGCGGCCTGCGCTATCATCTACGTTATTTTTGCCTTCGTTCTGGTGGGGGTGGTGCCCTGGGCGCAGCTCGCCAACGACCCCAACCCCGTGGCCACGGCCATGAACGCCGCCCACCAAAGGGCCCTGGGGCAGTTCGTGAAGCTTGGCATCACCATTGGCTACATCTCCGTGGTTTACGGCCTGCTGCTGGGGCAGAGCCGCATCCTCACCGCCATGGCTGATGACGGCCTTTTGCCACCAGCTTTCAGCGCTATGACCAAAAGCACGCAGACCCCCTGGGTCGCCGTTGTGGTCTCAGCCACGCTGGCAGCCTTGCTGGCGGCCTTCGTGCCGCTGCGCGTCCTTGGCAACATGACGTCCATCGGCACGCTTCTGGCCTTTGTGCTGGTGTGCGCTGGCGTGATGATCATGCGCCACACCAACCCCACCGCCCAACGCTCCTTCCGGGTGCCGGGGGGGCCGTGGGTTATTCCGGCGCTTGGCGTTCTGTGCTGCAGCGTGGTGATGGCCTCCATGGACGGGCGCACATGGCTGCAGCTGTTCCTGTGGCTGCTGGCGGGGCTGGTGGTTTATCTCTGCTACGGCATGAGGCACAGTCAGCTGAACAAGTGA
- a CDS encoding YraN family protein, which yields MNATPSQRRRGALAQQRGLAMEGRAAHIMQQAGWQVLAQRLRPAGRQAGEIDLLLTSPTTLVALEVKARPTLEGAAHALRPGQLRRLHSALGVVLAQHPEWVRPEARLDCMIFDAQGRHLHLANIYQPDF from the coding sequence GTGAACGCAACCCCAAGCCAGCGCAGGCGCGGTGCGCTGGCCCAGCAGCGCGGCCTGGCTATGGAGGGGCGCGCAGCCCACATCATGCAACAGGCTGGCTGGCAGGTTCTGGCCCAGCGCCTGCGCCCTGCTGGGCGCCAAGCGGGGGAGATTGACTTGCTTCTGACCAGCCCAACCACCCTTGTGGCGCTGGAGGTCAAAGCGCGCCCCACACTGGAGGGGGCCGCCCACGCCCTGCGCCCAGGGCAGCTTAGGCGCCTTCACAGCGCGCTGGGGGTGGTTCTGGCCCAGCACCCTGAATGGGTCCGCCCGGAAGCCCGGCTGGACTGCATGATATTTGACGCCCAGGGGCGCCACCTGCACTTAGCCAATATCTACCAGCCTGATTTTTGA
- a CDS encoding efflux transporter outer membrane subunit produces the protein MAGTDARTPQKPRRLGRALGALASLAAALAGCAVGPDFSQPQAPAPAHFHRNVPEGPKRVTEGAFNPQWWRIYNDPALTALEGQVADGNLDLRIASARFAQSQAERRIAGAIQFPAVAGNASYMRERGSPNGVLGLLGTGASDDPATIADGAPGFGPAKMAGSKGDPPFNLPQYGLGASWEVDLWGHVRRQVESADAGVVASAYQRRGLLVSLMAQAALDYIALRTVQNEAAILERNITIATRSVGLTRLRFSAGTATRGDVAEAAGQLSAFEARLPPLQAQEAHLLNALSYLTGQRPGAVEARLGKRAPVPEVPGAVPAGLPSELVERRPDIQAAAARLHAATANVGVALAEFFPRVTLSGSMDIQALHFSGLGSWASRQYGFGPTLSLPLFQGGRLIGQLRLRRKQEQEAALRFQDTVLGAWREVADAMADFASAQRQRQRLQAAVRDNQEAVRIAQLQYAEGSGDFLNVLTLQNALLTSHETLVRAHADVASAVARLYQALGGGWETRYPLEAEGGHAGKRAEKPAGKPAPMP, from the coding sequence ATGGCTGGAACTGACGCGCGCACACCCCAAAAACCAAGGCGCCTAGGCCGCGCCCTGGGGGCACTGGCCAGCTTGGCGGCCGCTCTGGCTGGCTGCGCTGTGGGGCCTGACTTCAGCCAGCCCCAGGCCCCAGCGCCAGCCCATTTCCACCGCAACGTGCCAGAAGGGCCCAAACGCGTGACGGAAGGCGCCTTCAACCCCCAGTGGTGGCGCATTTACAACGACCCGGCCCTGACCGCGCTGGAGGGGCAGGTGGCTGACGGCAACCTTGATTTGCGCATCGCCAGCGCCCGCTTCGCCCAAAGCCAAGCTGAGCGGCGCATCGCAGGCGCTATCCAGTTTCCAGCCGTGGCTGGCAACGCCTCTTACATGCGCGAGCGCGGCAGCCCTAATGGCGTCCTCGGCCTGCTGGGCACGGGGGCTTCAGACGACCCGGCCACCATAGCTGACGGCGCCCCTGGCTTTGGCCCTGCCAAAATGGCTGGTTCCAAAGGGGACCCACCCTTCAACCTGCCGCAATACGGCCTTGGCGCCTCTTGGGAGGTGGATTTGTGGGGGCATGTGCGCCGGCAGGTGGAATCAGCGGACGCTGGCGTGGTGGCCAGTGCCTACCAGCGGCGCGGGCTTCTGGTCTCCCTCATGGCGCAGGCGGCGCTGGACTACATCGCGCTGCGCACTGTCCAGAACGAAGCCGCCATTTTGGAACGCAACATCACCATCGCCACGCGCAGCGTTGGGCTGACGCGCCTGCGCTTCAGCGCGGGCACAGCAACGCGCGGTGACGTGGCTGAAGCCGCTGGCCAGCTCAGCGCTTTTGAAGCCCGCCTGCCCCCCCTCCAGGCGCAGGAAGCGCACTTGCTCAACGCGCTTAGCTACCTCACCGGGCAGCGGCCTGGCGCTGTGGAGGCACGCCTGGGCAAGCGCGCCCCCGTGCCGGAGGTCCCAGGGGCTGTTCCTGCCGGCCTGCCTTCCGAACTGGTGGAGCGCCGGCCCGACATCCAGGCAGCCGCAGCCAGGCTGCACGCCGCCACGGCCAATGTGGGTGTGGCTTTGGCGGAGTTCTTCCCGCGCGTCACCCTCTCTGGCAGCATGGACATTCAGGCGCTGCATTTCAGCGGCCTGGGTTCCTGGGCATCGCGCCAATATGGTTTCGGACCCACGCTCAGCCTGCCTCTGTTCCAGGGCGGACGGCTGATTGGGCAGCTGCGGCTGCGGCGCAAACAGGAACAGGAAGCGGCGCTGCGCTTCCAGGACACCGTCCTGGGCGCCTGGCGCGAAGTGGCTGACGCCATGGCGGACTTCGCCAGCGCCCAGCGCCAACGCCAGCGCCTGCAGGCGGCCGTGCGCGACAACCAGGAGGCCGTGCGCATCGCCCAGTTGCAATACGCTGAGGGCTCTGGCGACTTCCTGAACGTATTGACGCTGCAGAACGCCCTTCTGACCTCGCATGAGACGCTCGTGCGCGCCCATGCTGACGTCGCCTCCGCTGTGGCCAGGCTTTACCAGGCGCTGGGGGGCGGTTGGGAAACGCGCTACCCTTTGGAAGCTGAGGGTGGCCATGCTGGAAAGCGTGCTGAGAAACCCGCAGGCAAGCCTGCGCCCATGCCTTAA
- a CDS encoding winged helix-turn-helix transcriptional regulator, with protein MPARRRRHPHPAPSPACAVEATLSLIDGKWKGSVLWHLLKGPQRFGELRRLMPRVTQRILTNQLRELEEDGLVLREVFPVVPLRVEYSLTPLGQSLATVLGSLKAWGDEHEDFWQDGADPKSLGADAREAQKPYQG; from the coding sequence GTGCCAGCGCGCAGGCGCCGCCACCCCCACCCTGCCCCCAGCCCAGCCTGCGCTGTGGAAGCGACCCTTTCGCTGATTGACGGCAAATGGAAAGGCTCCGTCCTGTGGCACCTGCTGAAGGGCCCGCAACGCTTTGGCGAGCTGCGCCGCCTGATGCCGCGCGTCACCCAGCGCATCCTCACCAACCAATTGCGTGAGCTAGAGGAGGACGGCTTGGTCCTGCGGGAGGTCTTCCCTGTGGTGCCTTTGCGGGTGGAGTATTCGCTCACCCCCCTGGGGCAGTCGCTGGCCACTGTGCTGGGCAGCCTGAAGGCCTGGGGGGATGAGCATGAGGATTTTTGGCAGGATGGGGCTGACCCCAAATCCCTTGGCGCTGACGCGCGCGAGGCCCAGAAACCTTATCAAGGCTGA
- a CDS encoding ELM1/GtrOC1 family putative glycosyltransferase, whose translation MSSPLHALLVAEDFAGMKTQATALAERAAMVGHWRPVPPRPAGIWGWRLPGRGLLGRWGLGKAQRQWLDGLAAQQAALPPHQRWRCILAVGGRGGAMGLWVGKRLGLPVVAVQDPRRQRWRYRLIVACRHDGLPPSQAKAAGLGGGGAPRAAVTVVRTALHAVTPAKLRQAAQQGPWPARLAALKGGRRLLGVLLGGPNGRYRFGGAEGGALAAKLAQFMKRHDVACMVTWSRRTDKAALAALRAHLEPLGACFAGPPGGPGVQESQPGSQSAAHQQAPTPGANPYMAMLALCDALAVTVDSVSMISEAVATTRPVSLLALPGRSRRMERFHAMLARQGRVQPLLAQPYDFAPAQPLDDGALAATALLRALGAPPTSFPVPSHLLKAEHHG comes from the coding sequence ATGTCATCACCCCTCCATGCCCTTTTGGTGGCTGAGGATTTCGCTGGGATGAAAACCCAAGCCACCGCCCTGGCGGAACGCGCCGCCATGGTGGGGCATTGGCGCCCCGTGCCCCCCAGGCCAGCAGGGATCTGGGGGTGGCGCCTGCCAGGGCGCGGTCTGCTGGGGCGTTGGGGGCTGGGCAAGGCGCAGCGCCAATGGCTGGATGGCCTGGCTGCGCAGCAGGCTGCCCTGCCCCCTCATCAGCGCTGGCGCTGCATCCTGGCTGTGGGGGGGCGCGGTGGGGCTATGGGGCTTTGGGTTGGCAAGCGGCTTGGCCTGCCTGTGGTGGCTGTGCAGGACCCGCGCCGCCAACGCTGGCGCTACCGCTTAATTGTGGCCTGCCGCCATGATGGCCTGCCCCCCAGCCAAGCGAAAGCGGCAGGCCTTGGCGGCGGAGGCGCCCCAAGGGCTGCAGTAACTGTGGTGCGCACGGCGCTTCACGCTGTGACGCCCGCCAAGCTGCGCCAGGCCGCCCAGCAGGGGCCGTGGCCAGCACGCCTTGCAGCGCTCAAAGGGGGGCGGCGTCTTCTGGGGGTGCTGTTGGGCGGTCCTAATGGGCGTTACCGCTTTGGCGGGGCTGAGGGGGGGGCGCTTGCTGCCAAGCTAGCCCAGTTCATGAAGCGCCATGACGTTGCTTGCATGGTCACCTGGTCGCGCCGCACAGATAAGGCGGCCCTGGCTGCGCTGCGCGCCCACCTTGAACCGCTTGGCGCCTGCTTCGCTGGGCCGCCCGGGGGCCCAGGCGTGCAGGAAAGCCAGCCAGGCAGCCAAAGCGCTGCTCACCAGCAGGCACCCACCCCAGGCGCCAACCCCTATATGGCCATGCTGGCGCTGTGTGACGCCCTAGCTGTGACGGTGGACAGCGTTTCCATGATTTCGGAAGCTGTGGCCACCACCCGTCCCGTCAGCCTGCTGGCGCTGCCTGGGCGTTCGCGCCGCATGGAGCGCTTCCACGCCATGCTGGCGCGGCAAGGGCGCGTGCAACCCCTGCTAGCACAGCCTTACGATTTCGCCCCAGCCCAACCGCTTGATGACGGCGCCTTGGCCGCCACTGCCCTCCTGCGCGCACTGGGGGCCCCGCCCACGTCCTTTCCTGTACCAAGCCACCTTTTGAAGGCAGAACATCATGGTTGA
- the glyA gene encoding serine hydroxymethyltransferase, producing the protein MTTHDSQATQAFFHASLNERDPETAAILNQELKRQADGIELIASENMASQAVMEAQGSVLTNKYAEGLPGKRYYGGCVDVDKVENLAIERLKKLFGVQYANVQPHSGANANQAAFMALVKPGDTILGMSLAAGGHLTHGAAPNYSGKWFKAVQYGVRKDDGRLDYDEMERLAREHKPSLIVAGASAYPREIDFARFRRIADEVGAALMVDMAHYAGLVATGLYPSPVPFADIVTTTTHKTLRGPRGGVVMTNNPDIAKKLNSAVFPGLQGGPLMQVIAGKAVAFGEALKPDFKAYQQRVLANARALSDELAKRGFDIVSGGTDCHLILVDLRPKGVTGKVAENLLERAGITANKNAVPFDPEKPFVTSGLRLGSPAATTRGFGEGEFRDIARMIDEVLSAGDDEATIQKVRAEVEALCKRFPIYSHAWA; encoded by the coding sequence ATGACCACCCATGACAGCCAGGCGACCCAGGCGTTCTTCCACGCCAGCCTGAATGAGCGCGACCCCGAAACCGCCGCCATCCTCAACCAGGAACTTAAACGCCAGGCAGACGGCATTGAGCTGATCGCCTCTGAGAACATGGCCTCCCAGGCTGTGATGGAGGCCCAAGGGTCCGTCCTGACCAACAAGTACGCTGAAGGCCTGCCTGGCAAGCGCTACTATGGCGGCTGCGTTGACGTGGACAAGGTGGAGAACCTGGCCATTGAGCGCCTGAAAAAGCTGTTCGGCGTCCAGTACGCTAACGTCCAGCCCCACAGCGGCGCCAACGCCAACCAGGCCGCCTTCATGGCGCTGGTCAAGCCTGGCGACACCATCCTGGGCATGAGCTTGGCTGCTGGCGGCCACCTGACGCACGGTGCGGCCCCCAACTATTCAGGCAAGTGGTTCAAGGCTGTGCAGTACGGCGTGCGTAAAGATGACGGGCGCCTTGATTATGATGAGATGGAGCGCCTGGCGCGTGAGCACAAACCGAGCCTGATCGTGGCTGGTGCCTCCGCCTACCCGCGTGAGATTGACTTTGCGCGCTTCCGCCGCATCGCTGACGAGGTGGGCGCTGCCCTGATGGTGGACATGGCCCACTACGCAGGCCTGGTCGCCACGGGCCTCTACCCCAGCCCGGTGCCCTTTGCTGACATCGTCACCACCACCACGCACAAGACCTTGCGTGGCCCGCGCGGCGGCGTTGTAATGACCAACAATCCCGACATCGCCAAGAAGCTCAACTCAGCCGTGTTCCCAGGGCTGCAGGGCGGCCCGCTGATGCAGGTCATCGCTGGCAAGGCCGTAGCATTTGGGGAGGCTCTGAAGCCAGACTTCAAGGCTTACCAGCAGCGTGTCCTGGCCAATGCGCGCGCCCTTTCAGACGAACTTGCCAAGCGCGGCTTTGACATCGTCTCAGGCGGGACGGACTGCCACCTCATCCTGGTGGACCTGCGCCCTAAGGGCGTCACCGGCAAAGTGGCTGAGAACCTGCTTGAGCGCGCAGGCATCACAGCCAACAAAAACGCCGTCCCCTTCGACCCTGAAAAGCCCTTCGTGACGTCAGGCCTGCGCCTGGGCAGCCCTGCTGCCACCACGCGCGGCTTTGGGGAGGGGGAGTTCCGCGACATCGCCCGCATGATTGACGAAGTTCTGAGCGCTGGCGATGACGAAGCCACCATCCAGAAAGTGCGCGCTGAGGTAGAAGCGCTGTGCAAGCGCTTTCCCATCTACAGCCACGCCTGGGCCTGA